A region from the Tahibacter amnicola genome encodes:
- a CDS encoding DUF4132 domain-containing protein translates to MEPTSSASATTSDEWLAQLKILLAPAAGPDGRIANVSLDEIAQYVAIGEPSNLPARLAGDAALTECLLARPHYTGSQRSLFEPLYENAAAIAPAAFARWGKLVEAAITDKRTWASALPVPAGARWAEAILFHLMRDWARNWAQCVPVSRRFTAQILEKALAADGHDPATLLVAAMATPLGHHHYTAHRSSSVGALIDFGDALQRYAEQVRPHLLPSDVAQRVHLLELLSPLKAEYLKPFAAAIAELASASSKQVNSLAQPLAWRVLDEALPTLKDIARTGKPEQRLQALQFLDDIGRRRNDDALRAFARDTARADKAGSVQELYQQWEARDAAHQHGNANEYTLPVLDWRVAITPAVEDLLAQFWRETDEAIVQYKERFPGSAGNAAPVADQLREPLREYLASAEILPPHFYPIHQTAAGKAGDAMLRAAVHEGASPILLLKIGRFFGVLINPMGWLCYQTTSAIEQHRKRTGRPGMLEYGVALTAMGVETGKLLHAFGHVRERLRPGDRSAEDLWPFYAHYLNHVVHRLKWQVQNSPTADHSSQFRALGLLPQVPPDLVAWLLELALTGPKAQRGPAREVLNRHPQRDQHIIAALGDGKADARAAAAQWVRELALDAAVPALEKAAKAEKQEAVKGAMLETLLALGRSIEPFVDRKALAKEAEKAWSKGAGKDLEWFQWDALPAVNWADTAQPVDPALIRGMVVQAVKQKTPEPHALLRQYCALFDARGREALGQHLLEAWIEEDTRPISVESARRGARDSALHTFRFMKQYPQYYTDSPLKEYTEEQLYELALPKYLKQPVGTAIASKGILALAAACAGERAVATVARYLKDYYGTRAAHCKALVAMLAWIPHPAAVQQLLAVGNRFRTKGIQEEAARQVELMAERKGWTVAELADRTIPAAGFDETGTLTLSYGDREFIARLQPDFTITLQDATGKKLSALPDPRKDDDEAIAKESKKAFTDAKKAIKTILAQQTDRLYEALCTQREWRYEDWDQYLLQHPIARYLVRRLVWAVVEKGESKATFRPLEDGTLTDADDNAVTIARDALIRIAHEFTLPADVAQQWQQHLGDYKIVPLFTLFGRGVYRLPPEQAGQQELKEFEGYTMPNFTLRSRMQKLGYSRTNQGESWFSSYQKVFRPLRITALIEFSGSQMPEENKTVALIHLTFTRDEGDYHEHLTLGEVPGVLLSECYQDLRQLAADSKGFDAQWAEKCRM, encoded by the coding sequence ATGGAACCGACGAGCTCGGCATCGGCGACGACGTCGGACGAATGGCTGGCGCAACTCAAGATCTTGCTGGCGCCGGCAGCCGGCCCGGACGGCCGCATCGCGAATGTCTCTCTCGACGAGATCGCGCAGTACGTCGCCATCGGCGAGCCGTCCAACCTTCCGGCACGGCTGGCCGGGGACGCGGCGCTGACCGAATGCCTGCTGGCCAGGCCCCACTACACGGGTAGCCAGCGCAGTCTGTTCGAACCGTTGTACGAGAATGCCGCCGCCATCGCACCGGCCGCGTTTGCCCGCTGGGGCAAACTGGTCGAAGCGGCAATCACCGACAAACGGACGTGGGCGAGTGCCTTGCCGGTTCCTGCAGGCGCGCGATGGGCGGAAGCGATCCTGTTTCACCTCATGCGCGACTGGGCGCGGAACTGGGCACAGTGCGTGCCGGTGTCCAGACGTTTCACCGCGCAGATCCTGGAAAAGGCCCTTGCCGCCGACGGCCACGACCCGGCCACGCTGCTCGTGGCCGCAATGGCAACGCCCCTGGGTCACCACCACTACACGGCGCACCGTTCGTCATCGGTGGGGGCACTGATTGACTTCGGTGATGCGCTGCAACGTTACGCCGAACAGGTACGCCCGCATCTGCTGCCATCGGATGTGGCGCAGCGCGTTCACCTGCTCGAGCTGCTGTCTCCGCTCAAGGCCGAGTATCTGAAACCGTTCGCCGCCGCCATTGCCGAGCTGGCGAGCGCATCCAGCAAGCAAGTGAACAGCCTCGCGCAACCGCTGGCCTGGCGCGTCCTCGACGAAGCGCTGCCCACGCTAAAGGACATCGCACGCACCGGCAAGCCCGAGCAACGGCTGCAGGCGCTCCAGTTCCTCGACGACATCGGCCGCCGGCGCAACGACGACGCGCTGCGCGCCTTCGCGCGCGACACCGCCCGGGCGGACAAAGCCGGCTCGGTGCAGGAGCTCTACCAGCAATGGGAAGCACGCGATGCGGCCCACCAGCACGGCAATGCCAACGAATACACCTTGCCTGTCCTGGATTGGCGCGTGGCGATCACGCCCGCGGTCGAGGACCTGCTTGCACAGTTCTGGCGCGAAACCGACGAGGCGATCGTCCAGTACAAGGAACGCTTTCCCGGCTCGGCCGGCAACGCGGCCCCGGTTGCCGACCAACTGCGCGAACCGCTGCGCGAGTACCTCGCTTCCGCCGAGATACTGCCGCCGCATTTTTATCCGATTCATCAAACCGCCGCCGGAAAAGCCGGCGACGCAATGCTGCGCGCTGCGGTCCATGAGGGCGCATCACCGATCCTGTTGCTGAAGATCGGCCGCTTCTTCGGCGTCCTCATCAATCCGATGGGATGGCTGTGCTATCAGACCACCAGCGCGATCGAGCAACACCGGAAGAGGACGGGCCGACCCGGCATGCTCGAATACGGTGTCGCGCTGACGGCCATGGGCGTTGAAACCGGAAAGCTGCTCCATGCATTCGGTCACGTACGCGAACGCCTGCGCCCGGGCGATCGCAGCGCGGAAGATCTCTGGCCGTTCTACGCACACTACCTCAACCATGTCGTCCACCGGCTCAAGTGGCAGGTGCAGAATTCGCCGACAGCCGACCACAGCAGCCAGTTCCGCGCACTCGGACTGTTGCCCCAGGTTCCGCCTGATCTCGTGGCCTGGCTGCTGGAGCTGGCCCTGACCGGACCGAAAGCGCAGCGCGGACCAGCGCGCGAGGTACTGAACCGGCATCCGCAACGCGACCAGCACATCATTGCCGCCCTCGGCGACGGCAAGGCGGACGCCCGCGCCGCCGCCGCGCAATGGGTGCGCGAACTCGCACTGGATGCGGCCGTACCGGCATTGGAAAAGGCAGCGAAGGCCGAGAAACAGGAAGCGGTCAAGGGCGCCATGCTGGAGACCCTGCTTGCACTCGGCCGAAGCATCGAGCCGTTCGTCGATCGGAAAGCACTGGCCAAGGAAGCGGAAAAAGCCTGGAGCAAGGGCGCCGGCAAGGATCTGGAATGGTTCCAGTGGGATGCCCTGCCCGCCGTGAACTGGGCAGATACGGCACAGCCCGTTGATCCGGCCCTGATCCGCGGGATGGTGGTCCAAGCCGTCAAGCAGAAGACACCAGAGCCGCATGCGCTGCTTCGCCAGTACTGTGCCCTTTTCGACGCACGCGGCCGCGAAGCGCTGGGCCAGCACCTCCTGGAAGCCTGGATCGAGGAGGACACACGCCCGATCAGCGTGGAGTCCGCCCGGAGAGGCGCGCGCGACAGCGCGCTGCACACCTTCCGCTTCATGAAGCAATATCCGCAGTACTACACGGACAGCCCCCTGAAGGAGTACACAGAGGAACAGTTATACGAACTCGCTCTGCCGAAATACCTCAAGCAGCCCGTCGGAACCGCCATCGCCAGCAAGGGCATTCTCGCCCTCGCCGCCGCCTGCGCCGGAGAGCGCGCGGTAGCGACGGTCGCCCGGTACCTGAAGGACTACTACGGAACGCGCGCGGCGCACTGCAAGGCGCTGGTCGCCATGCTCGCCTGGATTCCACATCCCGCCGCCGTCCAGCAGCTCCTGGCCGTCGGCAACCGCTTCCGCACCAAGGGCATCCAGGAGGAAGCCGCACGCCAGGTTGAGCTCATGGCCGAGCGCAAGGGCTGGACCGTGGCCGAACTGGCCGACCGTACCATTCCCGCGGCGGGCTTCGATGAAACGGGAACACTGACGCTGAGCTACGGCGACCGCGAATTCATCGCCCGCCTGCAACCAGACTTCACGATCACGCTGCAGGACGCCACTGGCAAGAAGCTCAGCGCCCTCCCCGACCCGCGCAAGGACGACGACGAAGCCATCGCCAAGGAATCGAAGAAAGCCTTCACGGACGCCAAGAAGGCGATCAAGACGATTCTCGCCCAGCAGACCGATCGTCTCTACGAGGCGCTCTGCACGCAACGCGAATGGCGCTACGAGGACTGGGACCAGTATCTGCTGCAACACCCGATCGCGCGCTATCTCGTGCGGCGCCTGGTGTGGGCGGTCGTCGAGAAGGGTGAGTCTAAAGCCACGTTCCGGCCGCTCGAAGATGGAACCCTGACGGATGCCGATGACAACGCCGTCACCATCGCCCGCGACGCCCTGATTCGCATCGCCCACGAATTCACCTTGCCGGCGGACGTGGCGCAGCAGTGGCAGCAGCACCTGGGCGACTACAAGATCGTTCCTCTGTTCACGTTGTTCGGGCGAGGTGTCTACCGTCTGCCGCCCGAGCAGGCCGGGCAACAGGAACTCAAGGAATTCGAGGGCTACACCATGCCCAACTTCACGCTGCGCAGCCGCATGCAGAAGCTGGGCTATTCGCGCACCAACCAGGGTGAAAGCTGGTTCTCGTCCTACCAGAAGGTATTCCGGCCGCTGCGCATCACCGCGCTCATCGAGTTCTCCGGCAGCCAGATGCCGGAGGAAAACAAGACCGTCGCACTGATCCACCTGACCTTCACCCGGGACGAAGGCGACTATCACGAACACCTGACACTGGGGGAAGTTCCCGGCGTGCTGCTCTCCGAGTGCTACCAGGATCTGCGCCAGCTGGCCGCCGACAGCAAGGGCTTCGACGCGCAGTGGGCGGAAAAATGCCGGATGTGA